A region of Paenibacillus sp. JNUCC-31 DNA encodes the following proteins:
- a CDS encoding D-alanyl-D-alanine carboxypeptidase family protein, with protein MLLEKQCFNQFHALLKACGGTDEIVAVSAYRTKEDQVQIYQDCLIEQGSEYTSKYVALPDHSEHQTGLAIDVGKLKSNIDFIAPSFPDTGIYKSFRQHALQFGFILRYKQEKESITRIAYEPWHFRYVGYPHSKIMEENNLCLEEYIDFVQQYRYSGEQLTMKEKDMTIQIYYVPADKGTSSHIPILSCDSYRISGTNREGFIVTTFSKN; from the coding sequence ATGCTTCTGGAGAAGCAGTGTTTCAATCAATTTCATGCTCTGCTTAAAGCTTGTGGGGGGACGGATGAAATTGTCGCCGTCAGCGCATATCGAACCAAAGAAGATCAAGTCCAGATCTATCAAGATTGTTTGATAGAACAGGGTTCCGAATATACTTCCAAATACGTAGCCTTGCCTGACCATAGTGAACACCAAACGGGGTTGGCTATCGATGTGGGTAAATTGAAATCGAATATCGATTTTATTGCTCCTTCCTTTCCGGATACGGGCATTTACAAGTCCTTCAGACAACATGCCCTACAATTCGGTTTTATCCTTCGATATAAACAAGAAAAAGAATCAATCACTCGTATTGCTTATGAGCCATGGCATTTTAGATATGTAGGATATCCCCATTCCAAAATCATGGAAGAGAACAATCTATGTTTAGAGGAGTACATCGATTTTGTACAGCAATATCGGTACTCTGGAGAGCAGCTTACGATGAAAGAAAAGGACATGACAATCCAGATCTATTATGTTCCCGCGGATAAAGGGACATCTAGCCATATCCCGATCTTGAGTTGTGATTCTTATCGGATATCAGGAACGAATCGTGAAGGATTCATTGTTACGACATTCTCCAAAAATTAA
- the vanG gene encoding D-alanine--D-serine ligase VanG encodes MQKKSIAVLFGGCSGEYNVSLSSAASVIENLDTEKYNLVLIGITQQGSWLRYSGTVEDIRNDRWHLHPSCIPSFFSPSREVRGLIELVHTEYHVTPIDVVFPVLHGKYGEDGTLQGLLELSGIPFVGCGMLSSALCMDKELAHKLVQAAGIDTPCSLTLHRSERMEEVISAIEALGFPLFVKPARSGSSLGISKVNNMQELITGIEHAFIHDSKVVIEQNINGFEVGCAVLGNSDPIIGMIDEIELQGHFFDFSEKYSLISSKIHLPARIDEDTAMKVKESALNIYKTLGCRGFARVDMFLTTDGRMVFNEVNTIPGFTSNSRYPNMLQASGMTYANILNQLIELAIDEN; translated from the coding sequence ATGCAGAAGAAGTCGATTGCGGTATTGTTTGGCGGATGTTCAGGTGAGTATAACGTATCTTTGAGCTCGGCCGCTTCAGTGATTGAAAATTTGGATACCGAAAAATACAATCTTGTGTTAATTGGAATTACACAGCAAGGTTCTTGGCTCAGATATAGTGGAACGGTTGAGGATATTCGCAATGATCGATGGCATTTGCATCCGAGTTGTATCCCATCCTTTTTCTCGCCGAGTAGAGAAGTCAGAGGACTCATTGAGCTTGTGCATACGGAGTATCATGTAACACCGATTGATGTTGTGTTTCCAGTGCTTCACGGCAAATACGGTGAGGATGGAACCTTGCAAGGATTATTGGAACTGTCGGGTATACCGTTTGTTGGATGTGGCATGTTATCCTCTGCGTTATGTATGGACAAGGAACTGGCTCATAAACTGGTGCAGGCAGCAGGCATAGATACGCCGTGTTCCCTTACATTACATAGGAGTGAACGGATGGAAGAAGTGATATCAGCAATAGAAGCACTGGGCTTCCCACTCTTTGTTAAGCCGGCTAGATCAGGATCGTCATTAGGTATATCGAAGGTGAACAACATGCAAGAGTTGATTACCGGAATAGAACACGCCTTCATACACGACAGCAAAGTAGTCATTGAGCAAAATATTAACGGTTTTGAAGTGGGTTGTGCTGTACTGGGCAATTCTGATCCCATAATCGGCATGATCGATGAGATTGAACTACAGGGGCACTTTTTTGACTTCTCGGAAAAGTACTCCTTGATCAGTTCGAAGATTCACTTGCCAGCCCGCATTGATGAGGACACTGCAATGAAGGTTAAAGAGAGCGCTCTGAATATTTATAAAACGCTTGGATGCAGAGGGTTTGCCCGAGTAGATATGTTCCTGACCACTGACGGAAGAATGGTGTTCAATGAAGTCAACACGATACCTGGTTTCACATCGAATTCACGCTATCCCAACATGCTCCAAGCTAGCGGCATGACTTATGCAAATATTCTTAACCAGCTCATCGAGCTCGCCATTGATGAGAACTGA